In Macadamia integrifolia cultivar HAES 741 unplaced genomic scaffold, SCU_Mint_v3 scaffold_179A, whole genome shotgun sequence, a single genomic region encodes these proteins:
- the LOC122071048 gene encoding ABC transporter G family member 1-like: MASEIDLSSFSSNSSSVGSNCHEHKMILEDEEGLEMDDFDTEITSPTELLEIDPLPKAIVKASSAKSDMVSLELNGEGVFLTWEDLWVTVTVGRSGCKTILQGLTGYAQPGEVLAIMGPSGCGKSTLLDALAGRQGPSTRLHGNMLVNGVKQTLAYGTSAYVTQDDLLMTTLTVEEAVYYSAQLQLPNSMSRLEKKERAEMTIKEMGLQDEMHTRIGGRGTKGISSGQKRRVSICIELLTHPKLLFLDEPTSGLDSAASYHVMKRIVNLAQQGGKTVITSIHQPTFEVSELFDNLCLLSCGRTIYFGAASAANEFFALNGFPCPTQRNPFDHYLRIINRDFDEDIEQGLGGRILTTDKKVDILVQSYKSSDTFQRVRNKITELSQKEGAALEKNGGQASFLTQCLVLTRRSFKNMNRDLGYFWLRFIMYILLCICLGTIFYDIGTSFGSIQARGSLLMFVATLVTFMSIAGFPSVVEDMKIFGRERLNGHYGVGAYVISNTLSSIPYSLLNAMIPGAVVYYLAGLQRGFEHYLYFGLLLFVCIMLVESLMMVVASIVSNFLLGLIVGAGIQGLMMINDGFFRLPNDIPKILWKYPVHYIAFHRYANQGFYKNEFEGLTFPNQAGGPPTFTGDEILRNVWQVQMDYSKWVDLAILCGMIVLYRLMFFLIVKAVEMVKSIVISFITVVPPYRQKIQTMESLHPHQEDL, encoded by the exons ATGGCTTCTGAAATTGACCTCTCTAGTTTCAGTTCGAATTCAAGCTCAGTAGGATCAAATTGTCATGAACACAAGATGATTTTGGAAGATGAGGAGGGGTTGGAGATGGATGACTTTGATACAGAAATCACGTCTCCAACTGAACTACTGGAAATCGATCCATTGCCGAAAGCCATTGTAAAAGCAAGTTCTGCTAAGAGTGATATGGTTAGTCTGGAGTTGAATGGAGAAGGTGTTTTCTTGACATGGGAGGATCTATGGGTGACAGTCACCGTGGGAAGAAGTGGGTGTAAAACAATCCTTCAAGGGCTCACTGGGTATGCTCAGCCTGGAGAGGTCTTGGCCATTATGGGTCCTTCTGGTTGTGGCAAATCTACTCTTCTTGATGCCTTGGCAG GGCGTCAAGGTCCAAGCACAAGGCTACATGGAAATATGCTTGTCAATGGTGTAAAACAAACTCTAGCATATGGGACTTCA GCTTATGTCACTCAAGATGATCTTCTAATGACAACATTAACAGTTGAAGAAGCTGTATACTACTCTGCTCAGCTACAACTACCTAATTCAATGTCGAGGttggagaagaaggaaagagcaGAGATGACTATAAAAGAAATGGGTTTACAAGATGAGATGCACACACGTATAGGGGGAAGGGGCACCAAAGGGATTAGTAGTGGGCAGAAGAGGAGAGTGAGCATTTGCATTGAGCTATTGACACACCCTAAGCTTCTATTCCTAGATGAACCAACAAGCGGGCTTGACAGTGCAGCATCTTACCATGTCATGAAAAGAATTGTGAACCTTGCTCAACAAGGGGGAAAGACTGTCATCACATCTATCCATCAACCTACCTTTGAAGTCTCTGAGCTTTTTGACAACCTCTGCCTTCTCTCTTGTGGTAGAACAATTTACTTTGGTGCTGCTTCTGCAGCAAATGAG TTCTTCGCATTGAATGGCTTCCCATGCCCAACCCAGAGGAACCCATTTGATCACTATCTTAGGATAATCAATAGAGACTTTGATGAG GACATCGAACAAGGCCTTGGTGGAAGGATCCTAACAACTGATAAAAAGGTCGACATTCTTGTACAGTCATACAAGTCATCTGATACTTTTCAACGAGTGAGGAACAAAATAACTGAGTTATCTCAGAAG GAAGGAGCAGCATTGGAAAAGAATGGTGGCCAAGCTAGCTTTCTTACCCAGTGCCTTGTTCTTACAAGAAGGTCCTTTAAGAACATGAATCGTGATCTAGGCTACTTTTGGTTGCGGTTTATAATGTACATCCTTTTGTGTATATGCCTAGGCACCATCTTTTATGATATCGGCACCAGCTTTGGCTCAATTCAG GCCAGAGGATCACTGCTCATGTTTGTAGCTACACTCGTAACATTTATGTCCATCGCTGGATTCCCTTCTGTTGTCGAGGACATGAAG ATCTTTGGACGAGAAAGACTAAACGGGCATTATGGAGTCGGAGCATATGTTATCAGCAACACACTCTCTTCCATTCCTTACTCGCTTCTAAATGCTATGATTCCTGGAGCTGTAGTTTATTATCTTGCCGGCCTTCAACGGGGATTTGAACACTACTTGTACTTTGGCTTGCTGCTATTTGTGTGCATCATGTTAGTTGAAAGCCTGATGATGGTTGTTGCAAGCATTGTGTCAAATTTTCTGCTGGGACTAATTGTAGGAGCTGGAATTCAAGGGTTGATGATGATCAATGACGGCTTCTTTCGGTTGCCAAATGATATCCCTAAAATTTTGTGGAAATACCCAGTACACTACATTGCATTTCATAGGTATGCTAACCAAGGCTTCTATAAGAATGAGTTTGAAGGTTTAACATTCCCTAATCAGGCAGGAGGGCCGCCCACCTTCACTGGAGATGAAATTTTGAGGAACGTGTGGCAAGTCCAGATGGATTACTCCAAGTGGGTTGATCTTGCTATCTTGTGTGGGATGATTGTTCTGTATCGTCTCATGTTCTTTCTTATTGTAAAGGCAGTTGAAATGGTCAAGTCCATTGTCATCTCCTTCATTACTGTTGTCCCTCCCTACAGACAAAAGATACAAACCATGGAAAGCCTTCATCCTCACCAGGAAGATCTGTAA